One genomic region from Bacillus aquiflavi encodes:
- the yycF gene encoding response regulator YycF, translating into MDKKILVVDDEKPIADILQFNLKKEGYDVHCAYDGNEALKMVEELRPDLILLDIMLPQRDGMEVCREVRKKHEMPIIMLTAKDSEIDKVLGLELGADDYVTKPFSTRELIARVKANLRRHQQITSMKQEENESNEITVGSLVIHPDAYIVSKRGETIELTHREFELLHYLAKHIGQVMTREHLLQTVWGYDYYGDVRTVDVTVRRLREKIEDNPSHPSWIVTRRGVGYYLRNPEQE; encoded by the coding sequence ATGGATAAAAAGATACTCGTAGTTGACGATGAAAAGCCAATCGCTGATATATTGCAATTCAATTTGAAAAAGGAAGGGTACGATGTTCATTGTGCCTATGATGGAAATGAAGCATTGAAAATGGTAGAAGAACTTCGACCTGATTTAATTCTGCTAGATATTATGCTTCCACAAAGAGACGGAATGGAAGTTTGTCGCGAAGTACGAAAAAAACATGAAATGCCAATTATTATGTTAACAGCAAAAGACTCGGAAATTGATAAAGTTCTTGGACTTGAACTCGGGGCTGATGACTATGTCACAAAGCCTTTCAGTACTCGAGAGCTGATCGCTCGTGTAAAGGCTAACTTACGTCGTCATCAACAAATTACTTCAATGAAGCAAGAAGAGAATGAGTCAAATGAAATTACAGTCGGCTCTTTAGTCATTCATCCAGACGCTTACATCGTGTCTAAACGGGGTGAAACAATTGAGCTTACTCATAGAGAGTTTGAACTTTTACATTATTTAGCGAAACATATCGGACAAGTGATGACAAGAGAGCACTTGCTGCAAACTGTCTGGGGTTATGACTATTATGGAGATGTTCGCACTGTCGATGTAACAGTAAGACGACTGCGGGAAAAAATTGAAGATAATCCAAGTCATCCTAGTTGGATTGTTACAAGAAGAGGAGTAGGCTATTATTTACGAAACCCTGAACAGGAGTAA